From the genome of Pukyongia salina, one region includes:
- the deoC gene encoding deoxyribose-phosphate aldolase — MISFHRYIDHTNLQPTSGPEDILKLCEEAITYNFYAVCVNSCYVYLAAEKLSGSNVKIAATVGFPLGAASTQSKVTEAKRAVKDGADEIDMVINIGFLKADLHKNVKEDIEAVKKAIGKKTLKVILETCYLNEEEKKIGCMIAEKAGADFVKTSTGFGTGGATLEDVKLMRATVSEKVRVKASGGISSTEEALKYIELGADRIGTSRGVLLMKDTNL; from the coding sequence ATGATCTCATTTCACCGATATATAGATCACACTAATTTACAGCCAACCTCAGGACCGGAGGATATCTTAAAACTCTGTGAAGAGGCCATCACCTATAATTTCTATGCGGTTTGCGTGAATAGTTGCTATGTTTATTTAGCGGCCGAAAAGCTATCCGGCAGTAATGTAAAGATCGCTGCCACGGTGGGATTTCCGTTAGGTGCTGCTTCAACCCAATCAAAAGTTACTGAGGCAAAGCGTGCCGTAAAGGACGGTGCCGATGAGATAGATATGGTGATCAATATAGGATTCCTGAAAGCAGACCTTCATAAAAATGTGAAAGAAGATATCGAAGCCGTAAAGAAAGCTATCGGTAAAAAAACTCTGAAAGTGATCCTGGAAACCTGTTATCTCAATGAAGAAGAAAAGAAGATTGGTTGTATGATCGCCGAAAAGGCCGGCGCCGACTTTGTAAAGACTTCTACCGGGTTTGGAACGGGTGGTGCTACATTAGAGGATGTGAAACTCATGCGGGCCACGGTAAGCGAGAAGGTACGAGTTAAAGCGTCTGGAGGAATATCCTCCACAGAGGAAGCATTGAAGTATATTGAACTTGGAGCAGATCGAATAGGAACTTCACGGGGAGTCCTACTAATGAAAGATACAAACCTCTGA
- a CDS encoding universal stress protein produces the protein MKRILLPTDFSDNALNAIRYAVQLFRNTSCEFYLLHTYTPAAYVVGSMADSYSALELQKITRQNAERSMDEVEETIRAEFNNRNHHFKKIVTFNMLVHEIEDMVADKGIDLIVMGTQGATGAQEVLLGSHTMYTIKKVKCPVIAVPSGFGYEPPKEILFPTDFRLSKVNPYLSLIREICDLQAARLNILNAYYGEPLDDEQKEMKAYLDGYFEDNAHLFHIAENTDVVGAIEKFQLKNKINLLVMIHNRHNFFENLLFKPVINQIVYHTNIPFLVIPSEERLMH, from the coding sequence ATGAAACGTATTCTATTACCCACAGACTTTTCAGATAACGCACTGAACGCTATCCGGTATGCTGTACAGCTTTTTAGAAACACTTCCTGCGAATTTTATTTACTGCACACTTATACCCCTGCAGCCTATGTGGTGGGTAGTATGGCCGATAGTTATTCTGCCCTTGAGCTACAAAAAATTACCAGACAGAATGCAGAAAGATCCATGGATGAAGTGGAGGAGACTATCAGAGCCGAATTTAACAACAGGAATCACCACTTTAAAAAGATTGTGACCTTCAATATGCTGGTACACGAGATCGAAGATATGGTGGCCGATAAAGGAATAGATCTTATCGTAATGGGAACTCAGGGGGCCACCGGGGCACAAGAAGTATTATTAGGATCGCACACCATGTATACCATAAAAAAAGTGAAATGCCCGGTGATCGCCGTGCCATCAGGCTTTGGTTATGAACCTCCAAAAGAGATACTGTTTCCAACAGATTTTAGGCTAAGTAAAGTAAATCCGTACCTCTCATTGATTCGCGAGATTTGCGATCTTCAAGCGGCTCGCCTCAATATCCTCAATGCATATTATGGCGAACCCCTCGATGATGAACAAAAAGAGATGAAGGCATATTTGGACGGTTATTTTGAGGATAATGCCCACCTCTTCCACATAGCCGAAAATACAGATGTAGTGGGAGCAATAGAAAAATTTCAATTAAAGAATAAGATCAACCTACTGGTAATGATCCATAATCGCCATAATTTCTTTGAAAACCTGCTGTTCAAACCCGTTATAAACCAAATAGTTTATCACACCAATATTCCATTTCTCGTTATTCCTTCAGAAGAAAGATTGATGCATTAG
- a CDS encoding RsiV family protein, with translation MKNVFIALFVLTLLIGCKNDPKNEIPTVSESEITENNVSDTVIASENDIDLQKQIDLEIRKKRLVEKEDERDQLQELIISKRFLKDEDLYTIDFKYPYLNENLKESYGNFNEYITKTYLNIEGVEAQILEDKELLCDTLRINKYREKRYVDYKIYNVNEMLVSVLFYKENFYSGTLHPSYTFDCINFDLGRSVFMNYEDFFIEGSEEELRKILNEILVARIESGEVYYDCWGISEEDFFEYKDNFVVDDKKVEYYFDDCVICPSYTGNFSVEIPLEELLPVLRRYNLNPLQL, from the coding sequence ATGAAAAATGTCTTTATTGCCCTATTCGTCCTAACGCTATTAATTGGCTGTAAGAACGACCCAAAGAATGAAATTCCTACCGTGTCCGAATCTGAGATTACGGAAAATAATGTCTCTGATACGGTTATCGCATCCGAAAATGATATCGACCTGCAAAAACAGATCGATCTGGAAATTAGAAAAAAGAGATTGGTGGAGAAGGAAGACGAACGAGACCAATTACAGGAGCTTATCATATCCAAGCGATTCCTGAAAGATGAGGACCTCTACACCATCGATTTCAAATATCCGTATCTTAATGAAAATCTTAAGGAGTCCTACGGAAATTTCAACGAATATATTACCAAAACCTACCTGAATATTGAAGGAGTAGAAGCACAGATCCTGGAGGACAAAGAATTGCTCTGTGATACCCTTAGGATAAATAAATACAGGGAAAAACGCTATGTGGATTACAAGATCTACAACGTAAATGAAATGCTTGTAAGTGTACTTTTCTACAAGGAGAATTTCTATTCAGGCACCTTACATCCCTCCTATACCTTCGATTGTATTAATTTCGACCTGGGACGTTCCGTCTTCATGAATTATGAAGACTTCTTCATAGAAGGTTCCGAAGAAGAACTTCGTAAGATCCTGAACGAGATCCTGGTAGCCAGAATCGAATCTGGCGAAGTCTATTACGACTGCTGGGGTATTTCGGAGGAGGACTTCTTTGAGTATAAGGACAACTTCGTTGTAGACGATAAAAAAGTAGAATATTACTTCGACGACTGTGTGATCTGCCCAAGCTATACCGGAAACTTTTCTGTTGAGATCCCTTTGGAAGAGTTACTCCCGGTACTGAGACGTTATAATTTGAATCCTCTGCAATTATAA
- a CDS encoding universal stress protein — protein MRKVLIPTDFSTNAMNAIKYAMELFKYDRTDFHIMHAYGDDLYNRNSGMDKVELDDAKVVALKSANEKLNGVIRSMKELAPNPRHKYFSISVLGSLVDEANEIAEQENVDVIVMGTKGKTDKRNITFGSNTLQVIKYVKCPVLAVPAEYTDIQPSQILFATDYMLPYQRRELKLLSTIAQNYAARLKVLHISKFSELSFRQQDNKAFLEYCMEHIKTKYVKLPGDDVTSVINDAIKSYNIDLLVMINSRHSFLEDVLHSSKVEKIGLEIKIPFLVLQNLPRT, from the coding sequence ATGCGAAAAGTACTTATACCAACCGATTTCTCCACTAACGCCATGAACGCCATAAAATATGCTATGGAATTATTTAAATACGATCGCACAGACTTCCATATCATGCACGCTTATGGTGATGACCTTTATAATCGAAATTCAGGAATGGATAAAGTTGAACTTGATGATGCTAAAGTGGTGGCATTAAAAAGTGCTAATGAAAAATTAAATGGAGTTATAAGGTCTATGAAAGAACTCGCACCCAATCCCAGGCATAAGTATTTCTCGATTTCGGTACTGGGATCTTTAGTGGATGAGGCAAATGAGATCGCCGAACAAGAAAACGTTGATGTGATCGTAATGGGAACCAAAGGAAAAACAGACAAAAGGAATATTACCTTCGGAAGTAATACTCTTCAGGTAATTAAATACGTGAAATGCCCCGTTCTTGCTGTACCGGCCGAGTATACAGATATTCAGCCTTCTCAAATTCTCTTTGCAACAGATTATATGTTACCCTATCAACGGAGGGAATTAAAGTTACTGAGCACGATCGCACAAAATTATGCCGCCAGACTTAAAGTCCTGCACATTTCAAAATTCAGTGAGCTTTCATTTCGGCAACAAGACAATAAGGCATTTCTAGAGTATTGCATGGAGCATATAAAAACCAAGTATGTAAAATTACCAGGAGATGATGTGACCAGTGTTATTAATGACGCGATTAAAAGTTACAACATAGACCTTTTAGTAATGATCAATTCGCGGCACTCATTTTTAGAGGATGTGTTACACAGTTCGAAGGTTGAGAAGATCGGACTTGAAATTAAGATACCCTTTCTTGTCCTTCAAAATTTACCACGCACTTAA
- a CDS encoding universal stress protein, with translation MKTILVPIDFSDYSEHALEVAAKIAKRHGASLVALHMMGLSQAVLTKDDSQEVFEAMYYMKLADKRFEEFLDRDYLKGLEIQTTVQNYKLFHEIDSVAQEFNADLIVMGSHGSSGLREVFVGSNTEKVVRTSEIPVLVVKNRMGDEPMNKVVFANNFDEENVNSFLKAKKLFDDLRVEMQMVYVNTPGDGFRSTQEMEEKVSKFFLKAELDGTYTMNDVNYYNAYSIEEGIFTYSNKVNADLIAIPTHGRKGLAHFFSGSISEDLVNHSDLPVITFKM, from the coding sequence ATGAAAACAATTTTAGTACCTATAGATTTTTCAGATTATTCTGAACACGCCCTGGAGGTGGCCGCAAAAATTGCCAAAAGGCATGGCGCATCTCTGGTTGCACTACACATGATGGGCCTTTCACAGGCCGTCTTGACCAAAGATGATTCGCAGGAAGTTTTCGAAGCTATGTATTATATGAAACTGGCCGATAAACGTTTCGAAGAATTTTTGGATCGGGATTACCTTAAAGGCTTAGAAATTCAAACCACCGTACAGAATTATAAACTTTTTCATGAAATTGATTCTGTCGCACAAGAATTCAACGCAGACTTGATTGTGATGGGATCCCACGGAAGTAGCGGTCTGCGAGAGGTTTTTGTTGGATCGAATACTGAGAAAGTGGTACGAACTTCAGAGATTCCGGTTCTGGTTGTTAAGAATCGAATGGGTGACGAACCAATGAATAAGGTTGTGTTTGCCAATAACTTCGATGAAGAGAATGTGAATTCTTTTCTGAAGGCTAAAAAGTTATTCGATGATCTGCGTGTTGAAATGCAAATGGTTTACGTAAATACGCCTGGTGACGGTTTCAGAAGTACACAGGAAATGGAAGAAAAGGTATCCAAATTTTTCTTGAAAGCCGAACTCGATGGAACCTATACTATGAATGATGTGAATTATTACAATGCCTACTCCATAGAGGAAGGCATATTCACCTACAGTAACAAAGTGAACGCAGACCTGATTGCCATCCCTACACATGGTCGCAAAGGGTTGGCGCACTTCTTCTCAGGAAGTATCAGCGAGGATCTGGTGAATCATTCAGATTTACCCGTGATCACATTCAAAATGTAA
- a CDS encoding response regulator, producing the protein MNKTILLVEDDVALRENTAEMLELSGYKVLTAPNGKVGIEMARNHLPGVIVCDIMMPEVDGYGVLSALSQNGDTRHIPFIFLSAKTEHKEIRKGMDMGADDYLTKPFEEDELLSAVESRLAKAQLLMQVREASSALGGDETEDDAIRNLNELKNFFDDNGEIANYDKGNTIYKEGEHSNNIFLILKGIVKSHKMDENGKELITALHKPDDFLGFTSFEEAVPYQESATAVEDVELAVVSKNILKEILTKSNAVSLELMNVLSENITEIKEQLLQMAYSSVRKKTAATILQFAEILNKNPNDNIKISRHDLASVAGIATESLIRTLSGFKKDGLIEIEGRNIRIIDLDGLRHVE; encoded by the coding sequence ATGAATAAAACCATACTTCTAGTTGAAGACGATGTAGCATTACGGGAGAATACTGCCGAAATGCTGGAACTTTCCGGATATAAAGTTTTAACTGCACCCAATGGAAAAGTTGGCATTGAAATGGCCAGGAATCACCTTCCCGGCGTAATTGTGTGCGATATAATGATGCCCGAAGTAGATGGTTATGGCGTGCTTAGTGCACTTTCTCAAAATGGTGACACACGGCACATTCCCTTTATATTTTTGTCGGCCAAAACCGAGCATAAGGAGATTAGAAAAGGAATGGACATGGGTGCCGATGATTACCTCACCAAACCTTTTGAAGAGGACGAATTATTAAGTGCAGTGGAAAGCCGTCTTGCTAAAGCCCAACTTTTAATGCAAGTTCGAGAGGCGTCTTCTGCCTTGGGCGGTGATGAAACTGAGGACGATGCCATTAGAAACCTGAATGAGCTTAAAAATTTCTTCGATGACAATGGCGAGATCGCGAACTATGATAAGGGAAATACCATTTATAAGGAAGGCGAACACTCCAATAATATCTTCCTGATCTTAAAGGGAATTGTGAAAAGTCATAAGATGGATGAGAACGGCAAGGAACTTATCACAGCACTACACAAACCGGATGATTTTCTTGGCTTTACTTCCTTTGAGGAAGCCGTACCTTACCAGGAATCTGCCACGGCTGTAGAAGACGTTGAACTGGCTGTAGTCTCCAAGAACATTTTAAAGGAAATACTTACCAAAAGTAACGCTGTTTCGCTGGAACTTATGAATGTTCTTTCCGAAAATATTACCGAAATAAAAGAACAGTTACTACAGATGGCATATAGCTCTGTACGCAAGAAAACCGCCGCAACTATTTTACAGTTTGCAGAGATCCTCAATAAGAACCCAAACGATAATATTAAGATCTCCCGCCACGATCTTGCCAGTGTAGCCGGGATAGCCACCGAGAGCCTTATCCGAACACTTTCCGGATTTAAAAAGGATGGCCTCATTGAAATTGAAGGCAGGAACATCCGTATTATCGATCTGGATGGTCTGCGACACGTGGAGTAA
- a CDS encoding sulfite exporter TauE/SafE family protein — translation MLTKYLPAFIILSLLAEIFGTVGGFGSSVFFVPIANFFLDFQSVLGLTALFHVSSNITKIAFFRKGLDKRLILTLGVPAVVFVILGALVAKYFDPVILTYILGGFLITLSLVFLIFKKLVVTPKTSNAIIGGTLSGFSAGILGTGGAIRGITMAAFKMSKDKFIATSAVIDLGVDFSRTIVYWFNGFIKTDLLYLVPILIVVSILGTWIGKRILQHISQEQFRYIVLFLILGIGIASIVSNIW, via the coding sequence ATGTTAACAAAATACCTACCCGCTTTTATTATTTTATCCCTTCTGGCCGAAATATTTGGTACTGTGGGTGGATTTGGGTCGTCCGTGTTCTTTGTCCCGATCGCGAACTTTTTTCTGGATTTTCAGTCGGTTTTGGGATTAACAGCCCTATTTCATGTGTCCAGTAATATTACGAAGATCGCCTTCTTTAGGAAAGGACTCGATAAACGACTCATACTCACGCTTGGGGTTCCAGCCGTTGTTTTCGTTATTCTTGGTGCTCTGGTGGCCAAGTATTTTGATCCTGTAATACTCACTTATATCCTGGGAGGCTTTCTTATTACGCTGAGTCTGGTATTCCTTATTTTCAAGAAACTCGTGGTAACACCTAAAACCTCCAATGCCATTATCGGTGGTACCTTGTCTGGTTTTAGTGCCGGTATCCTGGGAACTGGCGGTGCCATTCGTGGAATTACCATGGCAGCTTTCAAAATGAGTAAGGATAAGTTTATTGCTACTTCGGCGGTGATAGATCTGGGAGTGGATTTCAGCAGGACCATAGTGTACTGGTTCAATGGATTCATAAAAACAGATTTACTTTATCTTGTCCCAATTTTAATCGTTGTAAGCATACTGGGAACCTGGATCGGGAAAAGAATTCTACAACATATCTCACAGGAGCAATTCAGGTACATCGTTTTATTTCTGATCCTTGGAATTGGAATAGCCAGCATTGTTTCTAATATCTGGTAA
- a CDS encoding PAS domain-containing sensor histidine kinase, whose amino-acid sequence MKEFGNSSDIYKVLTEAISEGIVVVNDKQQIVATNPSLDKLFGYKEGELTGKTLEVLIPKDYHPNHQGHFKSFMAKSSARQMGHGRDLYGLKKDGSRFPVEVGLNPFEVDGQRYVMALLIDITVRKEQELEIRELNNELETKIALRTEELSKSVDKLEKEVERRKEAENKMKEALRKERELSDLKTKFLSLVSHEFKTPLSGIFTSATLAGKYTLEEQQEKREKHIKTIQNKVKYLNNILDDFLSIERLESGKVNYKFSKFPISKVVNEVIYGANMLLKEGQVINYPEGIDSIVIEFDEKILELTLTNLINNAIKYSSENTNVDIMVAKEDNHLHIEIRDEGMGIPREEQKYIFNRYFRAENALLNQGTGIGLNIVKNHLENLGGTITFTSEENKGSTFKVTIPTGTNS is encoded by the coding sequence ATGAAGGAGTTTGGCAACAGCAGTGATATTTACAAGGTTCTTACTGAAGCGATTTCCGAAGGAATAGTTGTTGTAAACGACAAACAACAAATTGTTGCAACCAATCCTTCTTTGGATAAATTATTTGGATACAAGGAAGGAGAACTTACCGGGAAAACACTCGAAGTGCTTATTCCGAAAGATTATCACCCTAATCATCAAGGACATTTTAAATCGTTCATGGCGAAAAGCTCGGCCCGGCAAATGGGTCACGGGCGAGACCTGTACGGCCTGAAAAAAGACGGCAGCCGCTTTCCGGTAGAGGTAGGGCTCAACCCTTTCGAAGTTGATGGACAAAGGTATGTTATGGCATTGTTGATAGATATCACAGTTAGGAAGGAACAAGAACTGGAAATTCGAGAGTTGAACAACGAACTTGAAACCAAGATTGCCTTAAGAACCGAGGAACTTAGTAAAAGTGTCGATAAACTTGAGAAGGAGGTCGAACGTCGCAAGGAAGCCGAAAACAAAATGAAGGAGGCGCTTCGGAAAGAGCGTGAGTTAAGTGATTTGAAAACAAAGTTCCTGTCGCTTGTCTCGCATGAATTCAAAACACCACTTAGTGGTATCTTTACCTCAGCAACCCTTGCGGGGAAATATACGCTGGAAGAACAACAGGAAAAACGGGAGAAGCACATAAAGACCATTCAGAATAAGGTGAAATACCTCAACAACATTCTGGACGATTTTCTTTCTATAGAGCGTTTGGAGAGTGGGAAAGTGAATTATAAATTCAGTAAATTTCCAATTAGCAAGGTTGTGAACGAGGTCATCTATGGCGCCAACATGCTGTTGAAGGAAGGTCAGGTTATCAATTATCCTGAAGGCATCGATAGTATAGTTATCGAATTTGATGAAAAGATACTCGAACTTACACTCACCAATCTCATCAACAACGCTATTAAATATTCTTCAGAAAATACCAATGTTGATATTATGGTGGCGAAGGAAGATAATCACCTACACATTGAAATAAGAGATGAAGGAATGGGAATTCCCAGAGAAGAACAAAAATATATCTTCAACCGCTATTTCCGCGCCGAGAACGCCTTGCTGAATCAAGGTACGGGAATTGGACTCAATATTGTAAAAAACCATTTGGAAAACCTTGGAGGTACTATTACCTTTACGAGTGAAGAAAATAAGGGCAGTACGTTTAAAGTGACTATTCCTACAGGCACCAATTCATGA
- a CDS encoding universal stress protein, with protein MKRILIPTDFSHNAWNAIEYALAFFEKVAVDIHLLHISYSGSVTDEANLHANGISIIDNSQKKKEKKLREIQHKIETLYPRRTARVEIRAIQSLFIEGIKNAVEENNIDLIVMGTKGASGLKEATIGSHTGAVITRVKCPILVIPERAVFEGPKNIVFPTDFNIIYKQKVLDTLLAVADLHQASVKVLRVANNDLHLNEEQEKNRSFLHDALVGRSYSFHWVKSPKLEQGLQSFIDVMDIQLVAMVAKNLNFFQRLLFKPRVARISYHSEIPFLVLHE; from the coding sequence ATGAAGCGAATACTCATTCCTACAGATTTTTCACACAACGCGTGGAATGCGATAGAATACGCATTGGCTTTTTTTGAAAAGGTGGCGGTTGATATTCACCTTTTGCATATATCCTATAGTGGCAGTGTGACCGATGAGGCAAACCTACATGCCAATGGAATTTCTATCATCGACAATTCGCAAAAAAAGAAAGAGAAAAAGTTAAGAGAGATTCAGCATAAGATAGAAACTCTTTATCCAAGGCGAACCGCACGTGTTGAAATACGAGCTATTCAGTCTTTATTTATTGAAGGAATTAAGAATGCTGTTGAAGAAAATAATATAGACCTAATTGTTATGGGAACCAAAGGAGCTTCCGGTCTTAAGGAAGCTACCATTGGGAGCCACACCGGCGCCGTGATCACCAGGGTTAAATGCCCTATCCTTGTGATCCCTGAACGTGCTGTATTTGAAGGCCCCAAGAATATAGTATTTCCAACCGATTTCAATATCATTTACAAACAAAAGGTATTGGACACTCTACTTGCTGTGGCCGATCTGCACCAGGCTTCGGTTAAAGTATTAAGAGTTGCAAATAACGATCTTCATTTAAATGAGGAGCAGGAGAAGAACAGAAGTTTCCTTCACGATGCACTTGTAGGTCGCTCTTATAGTTTTCACTGGGTTAAAAGCCCAAAACTAGAACAAGGCCTGCAATCCTTTATAGACGTTATGGATATACAGCTAGTTGCCATGGTCGCCAAAAACCTCAATTTCTTTCAACGATTACTTTTTAAACCACGAGTAGCCAGGATAAGTTATCATTCTGAGATCCCGTTCCTGGTTTTACACGAATAA
- the trxA gene encoding thioredoxin: MKKSFNDIINSNKAVLVDFSAQWCGPCKVLAPILKEVKNEVGDTVKIIKIDVDKNQPLSAMYKVMGVPTLILFVDGKQVWRQSGVMQKQELLSMLQAKIS, encoded by the coding sequence ATGAAAAAGTCCTTTAACGATATTATCAACTCCAACAAAGCAGTTCTTGTAGACTTCTCTGCCCAATGGTGTGGTCCGTGCAAAGTATTGGCTCCTATTCTAAAAGAAGTGAAAAATGAAGTGGGCGATACCGTAAAGATCATAAAAATAGATGTGGACAAGAACCAGCCATTATCGGCGATGTATAAGGTTATGGGCGTTCCAACCCTTATATTGTTTGTAGACGGAAAACAAGTATGGCGTCAATCTGGTGTAATGCAAAAACAAGAACTGCTATCGATGCTTCAGGCTAAAATCTCATGA
- the hpf gene encoding ribosome hibernation-promoting factor, HPF/YfiA family — MTITIQYVKMPTSETLTAFTEKRLNKLATKYNWLINAQVFFKLGQDINKKSICEIELSLPGPKIFASSKAENYEVAVKEAISDLNKQLKKRKETTYHH, encoded by the coding sequence ATGACAATTACAATTCAATATGTAAAAATGCCAACTAGCGAAACGCTCACGGCATTCACAGAAAAGAGATTAAACAAACTGGCTACCAAGTACAATTGGCTCATTAATGCACAGGTATTCTTCAAATTAGGACAGGATATCAATAAAAAAAGTATTTGCGAGATCGAATTAAGTCTTCCGGGCCCTAAGATTTTTGCATCTTCAAAAGCAGAGAACTACGAGGTTGCAGTAAAAGAAGCTATTTCAGACCTCAACAAGCAACTTAAGAAGAGAAAAGAAACAACCTACCATCACTAA